GCGGCTGCTGGCCGCCGGCGCGGTGGTGGTGGCGACGGGCTACAACCACACCCCGGCGCTCCCCGACTGGCCGGGCCGGGAGACGTACACCGGGCAGCTGCTGCACGCCGCCGGCTACCGGAACCCGGGCCCCTACGCGGGGCAGGACGTGCTCGTCGTCGGCGTCGGCAACACCGGCGCCGAGATAGCCGTGGACCTCGCCGAGGGCGGGGCCGCGCGGGTGCGGCTCGCCGTGCGCACCGCCCCGCACATCGTGCGCCGCTCCACCCTGGGCTGGCCGGCGCAGTGCACGGGGATCCTGGTGCGCAGGCTGCCGGTGCGGCTCGTGGACCGGCTCGGGGCGCTCGTCGCCAAGGCCTCCGTCCCGGACCTGACGGCGTACGGGCTCCCGCGCCCGGAAGCCGGGCTGTACAGCAGGGTGCGGGAGGGGGCGATCCCGGTGCAGGACGTCGGCCTGATCGACGCCGTGCGCGCGGGGCGGGTGGAGCCGGTGGCCGCGGTCGCCTCCTTCGACGGAGCCGGCGTACTCCTCGCGGACGGTACGCGGATCACCCCGGACGCGGTGGTCGCGGCGACCGGCTACCGGCGCGGGCTGGAGGGCCTGGTCGGCCACCTGGGCGTGCTGGACGAACGCGGACGGCCCCTCGTACACGGCGCCCGCAGCCCGGAGCAGGCCCCGGGGCTGTACTTCACCGGCTACACGAACCCGATCAGCGGCATGCTCCGCGAGCTGTCCCGCGACGCGGCGAAGATAGCCAAGGCCCTCTCGCGCGGGTAGCGACGCTAGGCCGAATCGGGTCTGGCCCCTCGCCGGACGGATCTGACACCGTTCAACACACCACCTCCACGACCTTTCCTGCGCAACCCCATTCCTGACGGCGCGTCAGTTCAGTAATCTGACAACGCGTCAGCTACAGACGATTCCATCGGGGTTCATCGAGCAGGGAGCGGGCGAAGCGATGCTTGGATCTACTCACGGCACCCTCACCACCGACTTCCGCGCACGCGTCGAGGCCTGCGGGGAGACCCCCAGGACGGCCGTCCACTCCACCGCGGCCCCCTCCACAGAGGACTCGGCCGCGCTGGACGTCAGCGGCCGGCCCCTGCACTCCGACGTGCCCGACCTGGACCGCTTCTTCCGGCCCGAGTCCGTGGCGGTCATCGGTGCCTCCGACGCCGACGGCAGGCCCAACACCGGCATCACCCGGCAGCTCATCGCCTGGGCCGAGCGCGTCGGCGCCCGCGTCCACCCGGTGCACCCGACCCGCACCGCCGTCTTCGGGCTGCCCTGCCACGCCTCCGTGGCCGACCTGCCCGAACAGGTCGACCTCGCGGTCCTCCTCGTGGCGGACCCGGTCCCGGTGATCGAGGAACTGGCCGACACGAAGGTCAAGTTCGCCGTCGCCTTCGCCTCCGGATTCGCCGAGACCGGCGACGCGGGCGCCGCCGCCCAGGCCCGCCTGGCCGCCGCCGTCCGCCGCTCCGGCCTGCGCCTGCTCGGCCCGAACACCAACCTCAACGCCTTCGAGAGGTTCCGGGACGACCTCGACGGCCCGGCCATCGCCCTCATCACCCAGTCCGGGCACCAGGGCCGGCCCGTCTACACCCTCCAGGAGCTGGGCATCCGCCTCTCCCACTGGGCCCCCACCGGCAACGAGGCCGACCTCGAGACCTCCGACTTCATCTCCTACTTCGCCGAGCGGCCCGAGGTCGGCGCCATCGCCTGCTACGTCGAAGGCCTCAAGGACGGCCGCGCCTTCCTCCTCGCCGCCGACCGCGCCGCCCGCAACAAGGTCCCGGTCGTCGCGGTCAAGGTCGGCCGCACCGAGACCGGCGCCCGCACGGCCGCCTCCCACACCGGCAAGCTCACCGGGGCCGACACCGTCGTGGACGCCGCCATGCGGCAGTTCGGCGTCATCCGCGTCGACGGCCTGGACGAACTCCAGGACACCGCCGCCCTCCTCGCCCGGGCCCGCCCCCCGCAGGCCGACGGGGTGGTCGTCTACTCCATCTCCGGCGGCACCGGCGCCCACTTCTCCGACCTGGCCACCGAGGCCGGCCTCACCCTCCCCGCCCTCTCGGAGCCCAAACAGGCCGAGCTCCACCAGTGGATCCCGCCCTACCTCAACGTCGCCAACCCCGTCGACAACGGTGGCCACCCCGTCGGCGACTGGCGGGGCCGCAAAATAATCGACGCGATCCTGGCCGACCCCTCCGTCGGCGTCCTGATCTGCCCGATCACCGGCCCCTTCCCCCCGATGAGCGACAAGCTGGCCCAGGACCTGGTCGACGCGGCGGAAGCCACGGACAAACTCATCTGCGTGATCTGGGGCTCCCCCGTCGGCACCGAGGACGCCTACCGCACCACCCTCCTCGGCTCCTCCCGCGTGGCCACCTTCCGCACCTTCGGCAACTGCATCACCGCCGTCCGCGCCTACCTCGGCCACCACCGCTTCACCGCCTCGTACCGCTCCCCCTTCACCGACGCCCCCCGCACCCCCTCCCCCTCCCACCGCAAGGCCCAGGCCCTGATGCGCCCCGGCCAGCAGCTCAGCGAACACGCGG
The Streptomyces sp. NBC_00091 genome window above contains:
- a CDS encoding NAD(P)/FAD-dependent oxidoreductase, with the translated sequence MPEPDLTSTQPRPVYVIGAGPGGLAVAAALRARGVRAVVVERSGAVGASWRGHYDRLRLHTTRRLSALPGLAIPRRFGRWVARADVVRYLEKYAEHHELELVTGVEVTRIERAADGEGWTLHASGGRLLAAGAVVVATGYNHTPALPDWPGRETYTGQLLHAAGYRNPGPYAGQDVLVVGVGNTGAEIAVDLAEGGAARVRLAVRTAPHIVRRSTLGWPAQCTGILVRRLPVRLVDRLGALVAKASVPDLTAYGLPRPEAGLYSRVREGAIPVQDVGLIDAVRAGRVEPVAAVASFDGAGVLLADGTRITPDAVVAATGYRRGLEGLVGHLGVLDERGRPLVHGARSPEQAPGLYFTGYTNPISGMLRELSRDAAKIAKALSRG
- a CDS encoding acetate--CoA ligase family protein translates to MLGSTHGTLTTDFRARVEACGETPRTAVHSTAAPSTEDSAALDVSGRPLHSDVPDLDRFFRPESVAVIGASDADGRPNTGITRQLIAWAERVGARVHPVHPTRTAVFGLPCHASVADLPEQVDLAVLLVADPVPVIEELADTKVKFAVAFASGFAETGDAGAAAQARLAAAVRRSGLRLLGPNTNLNAFERFRDDLDGPAIALITQSGHQGRPVYTLQELGIRLSHWAPTGNEADLETSDFISYFAERPEVGAIACYVEGLKDGRAFLLAADRAARNKVPVVAVKVGRTETGARTAASHTGKLTGADTVVDAAMRQFGVIRVDGLDELQDTAALLARARPPQADGVVVYSISGGTGAHFSDLATEAGLTLPALSEPKQAELHQWIPPYLNVANPVDNGGHPVGDWRGRKIIDAILADPSVGVLICPITGPFPPMSDKLAQDLVDAAEATDKLICVIWGSPVGTEDAYRTTLLGSSRVATFRTFGNCITAVRAYLGHHRFTASYRSPFTDAPRTPSPSHRKAQALMRPGQQLSEHAAKQLLRAYGIRVPREQLVTSAAAAVRAAGLVGYPVVMKASGPQLAHKTELGLVKVGLTSASQIRDAYRELTDIARYENIPLDGILVCQMIERGVEMVVGVTQDALFGPTVTVGLGGVLVEVLGDAAVRVPPFGEDQARTMLRELRGHALLEGVRGAPPADVDALVEVILRVQRMALELGDDLSELDINPLMVLPRGQGAVALDALAICR